Within the Paenibacillus sp. AN1007 genome, the region AATGCTGGCAGTTATATCGCGCTGCTGGACCCGCCGGATGTTATTCGGAAAAAAATCAGCCGTGCCACGACAGATTCTGGCCGTGAAGTTGTGTATGATCCGGCAAATAAACCGGAAGTCAGCAATCTGATGAGTATTTATGCAGAGTGTGCAGGTATGACACTGAATGAGGTTGCAGCACGTTATGAAGGTAAAATGTACGGGCCGTTCAAAAAGGAATTGGCTGAGGTGGTTGTATCTGTAATTGAACCGCTGCAGGCGAGATATAACGAAATTCGCGAATCTGGTGAGCTTGCAGATGTACTGGAGAATTCGGCACGCCGTGCGGAAGAGGATGCTGCGAAGACACTTGATGCGGTGAAAGAACGAATGGGCTTTGTTCCTAGACGCAAGTAAGGGAAAAGTGGCTAGAGCTTAACGTCAGTTAGTTGGTTTCAAATAAAGGATATAAATAATGAAGAATATCAATCATTTATGATGTGAAAAAGAGGAGGCAGATGAATTCATCTGTCTCCTCTTTCTTTGAATGTTGAATGGATAACGTTAATTTGATGTGAGCGGCGCCTATGAGGCCGAAGTGGATTCGGAAGCCGAGCGAGCTTCCAGACGTTCTTTTTTGGCCCGAATGACAAATCCCCATACGATGTTAGCCATGGACAACACAAACAGCAGGAAAGCCAGCCAGCCGTTGTAAGAAATCGTGATCGCTGTAACCGTTAACAAAACAATCGAAGAAAATGCAAACCATAAGGATAAACCTTTACTCATTGGGAAAAACCTCCATGTACAAATTTAATGAATTTTCGTATAACCTGAAGCGTGCGAGCCATAATAATCTTGCAAGCTTGCAATACATTACAGACACAGATTGAAAGGAGATTTTAAATATGGCTCAAGGATCTCGCTCTTCTAACAACTTGGTGGTACCTCAAGCGACAGCAGCCCTGCAGCAGTTGAAAATGGAGGCTGCACAGGAACTGGGTGTAACCATTCCACAAGACGGCTACTATGGTAACTACACTTCCCGTGAGACTGGATCTTTGGGTGGGTACATCACCAAACGTCTGGTACAAATCGCTGAGCAGTCTCTGGCTGGGTCTGGCAAATAATTTATATACCAAAGCAGTAAAGCCCGGGGCGATATCGCCCCGGGCTTTTCCCGCGCAATCATTCCTATCTCTGATTGTGCCCTGCAATCCACACTGCGTCAAGGGCGAGCAGATAAAAGTTTTTTATCCATTTTTTCATCACTCAGCCATCCTACGTACGTATCAATGGTTTCAAAGTTCCGATCCATGACGACTACAGCGACAAAAGGATACTGCTTTCGGTGTCGATAGCGGACATCTGCCCAGCGAACTTTATATCCGGATGGCAGTTCCTCTACCTCTGCCACAGCATAAGAAGTGAAGTAGAGAAATGCACTGACCTCTGGCGCTTTACGTGAAGCCGCAACCGCAGCATGGGTGGAAGAGGTGGCATGGAGACTCCAGGTCAGCTCGGACCCATCCATTTTGCCGAGTTCATAGCTTCCATCCTTATTCGTTTTGACGACATGCCAGCGGCTCCATGAGATCGTTGGAATGACGATATATTTAGCTGATTCCGGACTGTTATCCATACGTCTGACCTTTCGAACCACCAGTGCGCGAGCGATTGTGCGCCATATATAATACACGCCAATCAGGATGTACAGCGCAGTAAAAAGTGGGCCGGGCGCAAACAGGTCAAAGGCCCATAACAAAATAGCAATAACGTGAGTTGTGAACAAAAATGGATCAAAAATATGAATGATGTTCCAGGCAATCCAGCGTTCGGTAAAAGGTCTTGCAGCCTGGGTCCCATAGGTATTGAACAGGTCAGTGAAAACATGTACGCCAACAGCTACGGCAGTCCAAAGGGCTACATGGCCGAGTGAAACTCCCGAAAAGATCAATCCGATCACACCTGTAATCAGCAGAATCCATAACAGCAGAAACGGCAGGGAGTGGGACAAGCCCCGATGATTCCGAATATACAGTGAATTACTTTTAAAACGCAGTGCAGTATCAATGTCGGGCGCCTGGGAACCGACAATGGTGCCGACCATGACTGCGGCTGCGAGCATAGGATTCGCTGCAACGACAGGATCAATATAGGCGAGACCAGCCAGACCAATGCCCATGACAAAATGTGTAGAGGTATCCATAAACGTCTCCTTTATAAGGTGTATCGTCTTCAAACATTCTTCTCTATCTAGGTGATACCCATATCTAGTGTATATTATCCGCCTGCGAAGATGCAAAACATGCTGAGCTCTGGTAACAATCTGCCCAATTCCCAACAAATGTACGAACATTGTCAAACTATTTCCCAGATTGCTGTGATAAAATTTATATCGGAAGCGGAGTGAAAAGAATAAAACATTCCGTCATGAGACGGGCGTGTTACGTATCAGACTCTTCGTACACCGAGATATGCCGATAAGGAAGTATTATTTTATACATATGTATCCCTGGGCTGAAGTGATAACGCCATAAATGAAAGACAATGTATTTAATAAATTACCGGGCGTGAACGGTTACAAGGCACAAGGGCTGCAGTCGAACAGAGGATTTATTTTGCTAAACAATGTATGCGTATTCACCATTTATTGTTGGGGGGAAGGGAAGAAGATGCAGATCATTAAGAAATACAAATGGACATGGATATTGCTGGGCATTGCACTGATTATGGCGGTATATTTAATGTGGAACACGGCGTTTGCCAGCAAGGAGAAATTACCCGAGATTCGCGAAATTCAATCGTTCTCAATGGAAAATGTGGACGGGAGTACCGTATCGCTCGCGGATACACAGGGCAAAGTACGATTGTTCTACTTTTATTTTACCAGCTGCCCTGATGTGTGTCCGATTACGACATTTACGCTGTCTCAGGTGCAGGACTTGTTGAAAGAGGATGGAACTTTTGGAGACAAAGCTTCCTTTGTATCCATTTCCTTCGATCCGAAAGTAGATACGAGGGAGAAAATCAAAACGTTTGCTGACCGTTTCCATGCGGATTATTCCGGCTGGTATTTCCTGCGAGGAGATATGGATCAAACGAAAAAGTTCGCCAAAGAATCGTTTCAGATTTTGATTGAAGGAGAGAACCAGGATGATTTTGCCCACATGAATATGATTGGTCTGGTGGATGAGAATAACCAGCTGCGCAAGGTATATAACGCCTTTAATACAGAAGATGTACAGCCGGAAGCCATTGCCGATGACATTCGCAGGTTAATTAAAGAATAATAAATGCATCGTAACGAATGGTTTATTATCGAATTCGATTCATGTATTAACAACAGCGATCAGATAGTAAATGAAGAAAGGCTGTGTCCGGTTAACTTAACCGGACACAGCCTTTTGTTTCTCAAGTTTAGTACGAAGGTTGGTCGGGATACCGGATATGCTCCTCCAGTCCAGCCTTCTCCAATTGGGAAATGATGTATTCATCAGGTGTACCTTCGACCCCTGCGTACCCACGTCTTGTGTACATTTGTACTGCATCGGGAAAAGCATCCCGCAGTACACCTCTTATTTTTTTGCCGGAGCTGTCATTATCCATGAACAAATATACATCATCATACCCCACCTGCTTAAGCAGCGCCTCCAGTTTGAGTGAGTTCAGCGTTCCAAACGTACACAGAATATTGATCTCTGGTCCAACCAGACGTTTAAGTTTGCTGCGATCATTCTTACCTTCAACAATGACATGAATAGGCATCTTATTCCCCCCTGATTCGAGAGCTGTTGTCGACATTCCCCGGGAAATGTTACAGCGGAAATCGACGGAATGTACATATAGTGTATCTGGAAATGAGGGAATGATGCAAAGTTTAAATGATCTGTATTATATGCTGGCAGCCAAATTAGAGATACTGAGCGGAAACGGGTTAACCAAGAATGCTTTTGGCATCGGAAGATGACAGGGATGCACCATGTCTGGACGTATAATATGGCAGCAGCAGAATACCAATCATTAGCAAAATAAAGGCAATAAAGTAAGGGGATACGCCAAGCCTCAGCTGTCCTGCTGTAATCGGACCAATAAAGGAGCCAATAGAGGTGGCAATCGACTGTAACGAGAAAATACGCCCAAGCTTTCTGCCGCCGCTTAAATGGATAAAGAGAGTAGCCATGGCGGGGAAAATGATGCCTTTGGACATCCCGAGCACAAATAAGATAATCGATAACGAAACCTGCGGTATGGCTGCCATAACAAAAAAGCTTAAGGACATCAGCAGCACGCCAGCTACCAAACGAAGTTTCGGCGAATAACGGTTCAGGAACAGCATGCTGAGTGTGAAAAGCGCACCTATGCTGATGATTGAAAATAAGAGTCCGGTAGACATCATGGATGAATGCCCGCCGCCTCGCAGAGGCAGTTCAAAGAACAGAATGCCTTGGGCACAGGCAATGACCAGAGGCAGGATGAAATAGCGCCACGACACGGGCAGGAACACTTTGGTGGAGTCTTTGGCTGTATGACTGAGCTCATTCGGGCTGGACGTCGCCGTGGCAGACTTCGCTGGTTCCGTTAACGGCTGTGGCTGACGGACAAGACCGCGCGGCATCGTCAGCAGTGCAATGACACCTGTCAAAATGAGCAGGTAGCCGAGACTGGAGAAGGTGGCGGAAAAACCCATCGCACCTACGATAACTGCACCTGCGGCCGGTGACACCACAGAAGCCAGCGTGTGCACAACGCCGTGACCGGACATGTATTTGCCTTGTTTAACCGGATCTGTAGAGAGCTGAGCAAGCAGAGCCAGACATGCCGGAGACAGAAAAGCCAGTACAAATCCGCTGATCGAACGCAGCGCGAGCAGCTGCCAAGGCGTATGAACATGGGCCTGCAGAAGCAGGATGATGCCTGCACCTACCAGGCTGAATACGATATATCGGCGGCTGCCGTGTTTATCAATCTGTGTCCCGGCAATCAGATTACCGGGCAGATGGGTTAAGGAATAGATACCCATCATCCAGCCGATGAAGGTTGGAGCTGCACCGAGCGATATGGCAAAAGGCGTCAGAATGGGATACTGGGCGTGCAGATCGAACACAGCTAGAAACAGAAACAGGTATAGCCAGATGGCCGTTTTCACTAGAGCCCCTCCTTGTTAGGCGATGCCTGCTGATATACAGGTCTGGAACGTGTTCACGTTCGTCGGACAGATCCTCATGGTACTACTTGTACGCCTGTAAGGACGAACTTAGACCGTTTATTTTTGCCGGAGAGGGCTTAGCTGACAGGAGGTTCGGAAATCATGTATAATATTCGGGAAGTCAATAATGAACTCTAATACGGAAGGTGTAATCATGAACATAGAAGTGATCAAAGAGTTTGTGATGCAGAACTGGCTGGTGATCGTCGTTGCACTGATCATTTTGTTCTTTGTTCTGAATGTGGTCAAAACGATGTTAAAATGGGCGATTGCTATCATCATTATTGCGGCTCTTCTGATATACAGCGGCATCTCCATTGAACAGATCAAAGAGACCGTCACAGACGTGCAGTCCAGCACGATGGACACACTCAAGAAAGAAGCGACAAGCATCATGCTGAAGGAAGCTTCCAAAGCAACCTATGCGGCGGGGCAAAATGGTGAATTTACGATTACCAGCCCTAACGTGGAGATTAAAGGGAACACGAAGTCTGACAAAGTTGATGTGACGTTCCGCGGGATTTCAGTTGGCGAATGGAAGCTCGACAACGAAACGATCCGAACATTTGTCGAACAGGCACAAAAGAACAAAACAGCACCTGCTTCGTAGTTAAAGGAGGAATAAAGACGTGCTGCAAACATGGCTGGACAGCCTCAAGGAGTTAAATGGCATTACCATTTTGCTGCTGCTGATCGTAGCGGCTTCCTTACTGCAGGGATGGTCCAGAGGAGCTTCACGTTCCGCGGGAAGACTCTTTGGTTTCCTTATGGACGGTATTATGGCGGTCATCGGTATTTTATTATCCATCGGATTAACCTTATGGCTTGCGCCATACGTGCAGCAGTGGTTGTCTGCGCATGCCGCAGCTATGCCTAACCGTGAGTTGAACCGATGGGAGCAGTTGTATTATACGCTGGTTACAGCCATTGCAGATTTTCCGCTGATGCGGTTTGCCGTATTATTTGTACTGAGTTATGGCATCATTCGCATGATCCTTGGTTTCTTATCCTCCTTCTTGTTCCGCAGAAGACATTCAGGTCATGAACCAGACAAACCTAAAGGCATGATCAGCCGTCTGACAGGTGCGGTCATTGGTACAGTTATCGGTTCGGTCCGCGGAATGATTGTGATCGCGGTATTGTTCATGATCGTCAGTCTTTATCCGGGCAGCATGTTCAGTCGGTATGTGGAGGCCTCACCGATCTATATGCAGGGAGCCAAATCAGTTATTGAGCCGTTGTCCGGTACGTTCATCAAGGACAAGCTTCCGGTATTTACCCAGGCCGTTCAGAAGGAACTGGGAGGTATTCTGCAGCGGAAGTACGAGGTGATCGATCATAATATTCCGGCAGATATTGAACAGGCTGCGCAGGAGATCGTCAAAGGGAAAACGACGGATGAAGCGAAAGCGAGAGCTCTGTACGATTGGGTAGGTACCCGGATTCAATACGACTACGGGAAAGTAGATGATTACGAACAGAAGGGGATATGGCATGAGCAGACCCCTCAGAATACATTTGATACTCGCAAAGGGGTATGCATCGATTATGCCCGCCTCTATGCGGTGATGGCACGTTCCCAAGGTATTAATGTCAGGGTGGTTACAGGTTTGGGATATAACGGTCAGGGAGGTTACGGCCCTCATGCTTGGAACGAAGTATATTTGAGTGATTCCGGGAGCTGGGTTCCGCTTGATCCAACCTGGGCGATTAGTGGAGACTGGTTTAATCCTCCCAATTTTGCCGACACCCATGTGAAAGATCAGTCCGCTTGATTGTAAGCCAGACAAGGTTCTGAATATAACGACACTTCCAGGTGATCATGCCGGGATTATCCGGCAGCTGCGCTTATGTATCAAAGTCATGAAAGAGGTAGGATGAATGAAAAAGCATTCCAACGAGAAGGATGAACTTGCGGACAAACGGCGGTTTAGTTACCGGATGAACGTATTTTTCTTTGCTTCTTTTGTCATATTTAGTGTGATTATTGTGCGCTTGGCCTATCTACAGTTTGTAGAAGGTCCCGAGCTCAGTCAGGAGGAAGCGAGCAACATTACAAAGGATGTACCGCTTGCTCCTGTGAGAGGAACGATCTATGATTCGACGGGCACGGTGAAGCTGGCATACTCCAAACCGATCCAGTCCTTGTATCTCACATTGTATAAAAACTACGGGGATGTGGAGGGGAAGCCGAACCCCAAAATTGGCGAAGTTCAGGACATGGCCAAGCGTCTGAATGAAGTCTTCGAAAAGTATAAAGCCAAAGATTCCGAATCTTTGACTGTGGATAAAATCATTGAAGAGATGGACTTGAATTCACGCAAGGCGAACGGTTTTATGCCAAGGCTCATCAAGAGTGATTTGTCCGAAGGAGAGGTGGCTTATTTCCTTCAGCATAAGGATGAATTCAAGGGCATCCAGATCATAGAAGAAAGTGTACGTTACTACGATCCGGACACAGTAGCTGTTCAATCCATTGGTTATTTGAAAAAATTCAAAAGCTCCAAAACATTGAACAAGTATAAAGAAGTGGATGAAGCGAATAAAACACAGACCGATCCAGGCTTGGTGTATACAGAGAATGAGTTTGTCGGATTCGATGGACTTGAGCTTCAGTATCAGGATAAGCTGCGAGGTAAAAGTGGTTATACGTCGGTTGATGTTGATCTGCGCAACCTGCCCGAAGGTGTAGCAGGTACAACACCGCCGCAAAAAGGATACGACCTGATCTCCAGCATCAACAAAAATGTGCAGGTGAAAACCGAGCAGGCGATCCTGGATCAACTGAGCTGGCTTCATCGCAATCCGGTATCAGGCAGACTGCATCCTAATGCAACCACCGGATTTGCCGTTGCCATGGAAGTAGATACAGGTAAAGTAGTGGCAGCTGCCAGCATGCCTGATTATGACACGAATGTGTGGAGAACGGGCAGTATAAGCAATGAAGATTACGATAAAATCAAATATATTTATCAGAACGGTACAATTCGGGGGTTCCTGCCTAGTGATTCTAGAAAAAGGGCTGAATCCGTTGTATTGCTCGGTTCAACGATCAAGCCGCTCAGTGTCCTGATCGGATTAAAAGAAGGATTCTTTACGACTAACACGGTGTATAACGACCGGGGTTCAACCACATTCGGCGGAGACAACCGCCGCGTACAGAACTCTTCGGGTCACGTCTACGGTCCGATGCGTCCACATGATGCCATTCGTCATTCCTCTAACGTATTTATGATCGACGAGATTGGTAAAAAGCTTTATGCCCAATATGGAGCTAAGGGCGTTGGCGTGTGGGATAAGTACATGGAGCAGTTTGGACTCGGTGTGAAAACAGGAGTCGATCTGCCCAATGAATGGCCTGGGCGTAAAGAATATTTAGAAAGCGATGAAACATCCCTCACCAAGCTGGTATATGCCTCCTTTGGACAGCAGGGTAAATATACAACGATGCAGCTGGCACAGTACACAACGATGTTAGCGAACAAAGGAAAACGAATGCAGCCCCAGTTCGTGAAGGAGTTCCGGGATTCAGAAGGTAATGTTGTTGAGAAGGTGAAACCGAAGGTACTCAGCACAGCAGAATTCAGTGATGCATACTGGAATGAGGTACAGCGTGGTATGGCCACCGAGGTTTCTTCCTTTGGCGGTTTCCCTTATGATTTTGCCAGAAAAACAGGTACGTCGACACAGAGTATTGGAGGCAGACCGGTGGATAACGGGGTGTTTATCGCATACGCGCCTCGTAACAATCCGAAGCTGGCTGTTGCTGTCATGATCCCTGAAGGGGGCTTCGGCTCCAGCAGTGCGGCTCCGGTTGCAAGGGCAATCTTTGATGCTTACGATCAAGAGTTCGGCCTGGACGGCATCCCTAAAAAAGATAAAAACAAAGAAGCAGACACGAGTACACAATAATCCGGTAGTGAGACACTGCAGGCAGAAGAAGGCCCTCAGAATAATCTGATGGGCCTCTTTTTGTTGAATTTTATGTAACCTAATGATTCGCAGTACGTTATATACAGAGGGAGTACAGCAGATTACCGTATTCAACGTTTAAAAATGAGCATCGATGCCATACGTTTGGCACTGCCATTATTACAGAAATGTAACCAAAAATAGAAGGACGTTACAGTTTGCTTTTGATAAACTTAAGAGGAGAAAATATGTCGATTCGGTCTGTTCTGACGTTTTAACATGATTATAAATATATTACTTTTTTAGGAACGGAGAGAGCAGCACATGTTTAAACGATTGAAAAACAAACCGCCGAATGAAAATGAACGTGTGGTTGACAAAGCTTCGACAGCCAGACTGAATATGTTTTTTTTCGCGGCATTTGTGATATTCAGCATCCTTATTTTTCGACTGGCGTTTGTGCAGTTTGTAGAAGGACCTGAACTGACGTATATGGAGTCTACCCGGAATACAAAGGATATACCGCTTGCTCCGGTACGGGGTCCGATCTATGATGCGACCGGCAAGGTGGCGCTTGCTTATTCGGAGCCGGTGCAGTCCCTGTATGTTTTGTTATATGAAGATTATCGCAATGATGATCGCAGGCAGGAAGCCGAGGAGTTGGCACAGGAGCTTGCCGATATATTCAAACGATTCAATCCGGGAGATGAGACGCAGCCGGATGCGGAGGAAATTGTCAAACGGCTGGATCTCAATCATCAGAAGACGTTTGGTTATGTACCAAGACTAGTTAAGTCTGATCTGTCGACCGAGGAAATCGCTTTTTTTATGGAGAAAAAAACGGAGTACCCCGGCATCATGGTTCTGGAAGAAAATGTACGCCGATATGACCCGGATCGGGTTGCCGTACAAGTTATTGGTTACACAAGAGAATTCAAACGTGTTCCAACAACAATGAAGCAGTACCAAACCATTATGAAGCAATCTGCCTCTCAACGTGACCCGGGTCTGGTGTACTCACAGGATGAGAAGGTTGGATTTGACGGTCTGGAACTGCAGTATCAGCAGGAGCTTCGCGGGCGAAGCGGATATCAATCCATTGACATCGATTCCCGGAACCTGCCTACGGGTACGATGGAGTTGACTCCACCGGAGAAGGGATACAGTCTGGTCTCCACGATCAATAAGGAGATTCAACTTGCGGCACAGCAGGCTATTACCGATGAATTGCGGAAACTACCTAAAGCTATCACGGGTTACGCTGTAGCGATGGAAGTGGATACAGGTAATGTCGTAGCGATGGCCAGCATGCCGGATTACGATCCGAATGACTGGGATTATGACAAAATTAAATATGTATTCCGCAACGGGACAACAGAGTCCTTCCCTCCGAATGATAACAAACCGCGTCATGCTGAATCCGTTGTGCTGCTTGGATCGGTTATTAAACCGCTGAGCGTACTCATCGGACTGAAAGAGGGACTGTTCACTGCGGGAGAGACGTACCCTGATAAAGGGTATGCTGTACTTGGCAAAGATGGACGACAAGTGAAAAACTCTCACTCGGCGTATAACGGAAATATTACGGCACGCAGAGCCATCGAAAAATCTTCCAATGCATTTATGATTGATATGGTGGGTAAGCGGTTGTTAAACCAATATGGTGGAACAAAAGCCATTGAAAAATGGGACGAATACATGAAGAGTTTTGGTTTAGGTGTGTCCACAGGCATTGATCTGCCTAATGAATTTCTTGGCCGACTGGAGTATAAGGAAGATCATGAGTCGGCTCTAACACGCCTGGCGTTTGCATCATTTGGCCAGCAGGCGAAATATACGACGATGCAGCTGGCCCAGTACACTACCATGCTTGCGAACAAAGGCAAACGATTGGAGCCTCATCTGGTGAAGGAAATTCGAGATGCAGATGGCAATGTGGTGAAGAAGTTCAAACCAAAAGTGCTTAATGAGGTGAAGTTTGCGGATGCACACTGGAACGAAGTGCATAAGGGCATGGTGACCAAAGTAAGCTCATTCGACGGATTCCCTTATGATTACGCCAGAAAAACGGGAACATCCGAGCAGGGAGCCGGACCGAATAAAAAGGAGAACGGGGTCTTTATTGCCTTTGCTCCGCGGGAGAATCCGAAGCTGGCTGTAGCCGTTGTCGTACCGGAAGGCGGGTTTGGATCGGTCAGTGCTTCACCTATAGCACGTAAAATTTTTGATGCTTACGATGAAGTGTATGGACTGGATGGTATTCCGAAGGGCAAAAAGGACCAGAAGCAGGAGTAGGATTAAGGATAAGCTTTATAAAGATGGTGCAGTTCATTTAAAGGACAAAGCTGGTTTAATTTGATGCGGCTGCATATAAACCTCAGGACAGGCAGGGGAAATTATCCCTTGCCTTTTGTTTTGTCATCAGATAAAATTTGCACAAGGGAAACATTATTAGACGAGTTTAAAAGTTGATACCTTGTACAACTTAATTAGTTGAGGACAAATGTTGTAGTAGAGGGAAAGGGGAGGCTGGAATTGTTAAAGGTGAAGATGAGGAGTATTCAACGTGGATTCATTACTCTGGCATGTATTGTGCTGATTATCGTGCTGACAGCTTGTTCAAGCAATCCGGGAACAAGCGGGAATGGGAAAGTGCAGGTCACAGCAACGACAGGAATGATCGCGGATGCAGCAAGAGAGGTAGGCGGAGCATACGTTGAGGTTACCGGCTTGATGGGACCCGGGGTAGACCCGCATCTATACAAGGCATCTCAAGGAGATATCCGCAAACTGGAGCAAGCCAAAGTGATCTTCTACAACGGCCTGCACCTGGAAGGCAAAATGACAGACATTTTAGAGAAAATGTCTAAAAGTAAGCTGGTCACTGCAGTTGCGGAGAAAATTCCGACAGAAGAGCTCCATTCCGGCCAAGCGACAGGTGGAACGGAATATGATCCCCATGTCTGGTTTAACGTTAAGCACTGGATGCGTGCGGCAGAAGCGGTTCGAGACACGCTGATCGAAGCAGATCCGGAACATGCAGAGCAGTATAAGACACAGGCACAAGCATACCTGGAGAAGCTGGAAGCTCTGGATGCGGAAGTGCGGGAGAAAATTGGGCAGATTCCCGAGTCAAGCCGGGTATTGGTTACAGCCCATGATGCATTTGGTTATTTTGGCCAAGCCTACGGGATTAAAGTGATGGGGCTTCAAGGCATCAGTACGGCAGCGGAATACGGTGCCAAGGATGTAAGCGAACTGCGGGATTTTCTGGTGGAGAACAAGATTAAAGCTGTGTTTATCGAATCAAGCGTGCCGGCGAAAGCGATGGAAGCCATCATAGCCGGCGCAGCTGAAAAGGGCCATAACGTAAGTATAGGCGGGGAACTGTTCTCAGATGCCATGGGAGCCGAAGGTACTGAAGAGGGCACCTACATTGGAATGGTGCGCCACAATGTCGAAACCATCGCAGCGGCGCTGAAATAATAATTCATCTGGAGAGAGGAGAATGACGTTGATGAGTGATATAAATGTGAAACAGCAGCCAATAGTGAATACGTCCAGTGATCGGCTTGGACAAGGAACGAAGAATCCATCTTCTCCTCTTATTGTAAGGAATCTGGCTGTGGCTTATCACAAAAAGCCGGTGCTCAGTAATGTAACTTTTGATGTTCCCGAGGGACAGCTGATTGGCATTCTTGGGCCAAACGGAGCCGGTAAATCCACATTAATCAAAGCCGTTCTGGGACTTGTGCCCAAAATGCACGGTGACATAGAAATTTTCGGACAGTCCTATCGTGAAGCACGCCGGCGTATCGGCTATGTTCCGCAGCGGGAGTCCGTAGACTGGGATTTCCCGACGCATGCGTTAGATGTAGTTATGATGGGACGATACGGGCATCTGGGCTGGTTTCGCCGTCCTGGTAAAAAGGAAAAGGATATGGCGGCTCACTGCCTCGAGCAGGTGGGTATGGGAGATTATATGTATCGGCAGATCAGCCAGCTGTCAGGAGGTCAGCAGCAGCGTGTATTTCTAGCGCGGGCTTTGGTGCAGCAGGCAGATCTGTATTTCATGGATGAGCCGTTTGCTGGCGTGGATGCTACGACGGAGAAAGCGATCATCTCGCTGCTGGAAGAACTGAAAAAGCAGGGGAAAACGGTGCTGGTTGTCCATCATGATCTGGCCACAGTAGAAGAATACTTCGATCATGTACTGCTGCTCAACGGTCGTATGGTAGCAGCTGGAGCTACAAGCGAAGTATTCACGCCCGATTCATTACAGGAGACGTACGGAGGCCGGATTGCAATGATTGGCAGCCGGACGGAGAAAGGTCAGG harbors:
- a CDS encoding alpha/beta-type small acid-soluble spore protein yields the protein MAQGSRSSNNLVVPQATAALQQLKMEAAQELGVTIPQDGYYGNYTSRETGSLGGYITKRLVQIAEQSLAGSGK
- a CDS encoding metal-dependent hydrolase, yielding MDTSTHFVMGIGLAGLAYIDPVVAANPMLAAAVMVGTIVGSQAPDIDTALRFKSNSLYIRNHRGLSHSLPFLLLWILLITGVIGLIFSGVSLGHVALWTAVAVGVHVFTDLFNTYGTQAARPFTERWIAWNIIHIFDPFLFTTHVIAILLWAFDLFAPGPLFTALYILIGVYYIWRTIARALVVRKVRRMDNSPESAKYIVIPTISWSRWHVVKTNKDGSYELGKMDGSELTWSLHATSSTHAAVAASRKAPEVSAFLYFTSYAVAEVEELPSGYKVRWADVRYRHRKQYPFVAVVVMDRNFETIDTYVGWLSDEKMDKKLLSARP
- a CDS encoding SCO family protein encodes the protein MQIIKKYKWTWILLGIALIMAVYLMWNTAFASKEKLPEIREIQSFSMENVDGSTVSLADTQGKVRLFYFYFTSCPDVCPITTFTLSQVQDLLKEDGTFGDKASFVSISFDPKVDTREKIKTFADRFHADYSGWYFLRGDMDQTKKFAKESFQILIEGENQDDFAHMNMIGLVDENNQLRKVYNAFNTEDVQPEAIADDIRRLIKE
- a CDS encoding toprim domain-containing protein: MPIHVIVEGKNDRSKLKRLVGPEINILCTFGTLNSLKLEALLKQVGYDDVYLFMDNDSSGKKIRGVLRDAFPDAVQMYTRRGYAGVEGTPDEYIISQLEKAGLEEHIRYPDQPSY
- a CDS encoding MFS transporter is translated as MKTAIWLYLFLFLAVFDLHAQYPILTPFAISLGAAPTFIGWMMGIYSLTHLPGNLIAGTQIDKHGSRRYIVFSLVGAGIILLLQAHVHTPWQLLALRSISGFVLAFLSPACLALLAQLSTDPVKQGKYMSGHGVVHTLASVVSPAAGAVIVGAMGFSATFSSLGYLLILTGVIALLTMPRGLVRQPQPLTEPAKSATATSSPNELSHTAKDSTKVFLPVSWRYFILPLVIACAQGILFFELPLRGGGHSSMMSTGLLFSIISIGALFTLSMLFLNRYSPKLRLVAGVLLMSLSFFVMAAIPQVSLSIILFVLGMSKGIIFPAMATLFIHLSGGRKLGRIFSLQSIATSIGSFIGPITAGQLRLGVSPYFIAFILLMIGILLLPYYTSRHGASLSSSDAKSILG
- a CDS encoding ATPase, which encodes MNSNTEGVIMNIEVIKEFVMQNWLVIVVALIILFFVLNVVKTMLKWAIAIIIIAALLIYSGISIEQIKETVTDVQSSTMDTLKKEATSIMLKEASKATYAAGQNGEFTITSPNVEIKGNTKSDKVDVTFRGISVGEWKLDNETIRTFVEQAQKNKTAPAS
- a CDS encoding transglutaminase domain-containing protein; translated protein: MLQTWLDSLKELNGITILLLLIVAASLLQGWSRGASRSAGRLFGFLMDGIMAVIGILLSIGLTLWLAPYVQQWLSAHAAAMPNRELNRWEQLYYTLVTAIADFPLMRFAVLFVLSYGIIRMILGFLSSFLFRRRHSGHEPDKPKGMISRLTGAVIGTVIGSVRGMIVIAVLFMIVSLYPGSMFSRYVEASPIYMQGAKSVIEPLSGTFIKDKLPVFTQAVQKELGGILQRKYEVIDHNIPADIEQAAQEIVKGKTTDEAKARALYDWVGTRIQYDYGKVDDYEQKGIWHEQTPQNTFDTRKGVCIDYARLYAVMARSQGINVRVVTGLGYNGQGGYGPHAWNEVYLSDSGSWVPLDPTWAISGDWFNPPNFADTHVKDQSA